The Armatimonadota bacterium genome has a segment encoding these proteins:
- a CDS encoding nitronate monooxygenase: MAPRPTIIQGGMGIGISGWRLARKVSAAGQLGVVSGTGIWVLAARMLQDGDTDGHLRRAFAAFPNQEIVREVLERYYQPGGRTGRPYRAAPMLNLKKAQNSQQATLDPRLENLMVLASFAEVWLAKAGHDGVVGINLLEKIQLMQMPVLYGALLAGVDYVLVGAGMPIQIPEVLDLLAAHQPAAYRLHVEGAAPEYAYSVSFNPTRFGLTHLSLSRASFLAVISTDIVATILANRAKGSIEGFVVERPTAGGHNAPPRGKEVDASGQPVYGDKDRPNLSKIAALGRPFWLAGSTSDQLSEARALGAAGVQVGTIFALSQDSGLDPTLRARVIAKARAGELVIRTDGRISPTGYPFKCAELEGTITDLEMPLRRQLCDIGALRTLYRNADGQVGYRCPAEPLDHFIRKGGREEDALGRACLCNGLTATMGLGQVRPGGIDELPLVTLGDDLGFLTAMPDDYTAEDALAYVAAH; encoded by the coding sequence ATGGCACCTCGTCCGACCATCATCCAGGGAGGGATGGGGATCGGCATCTCCGGCTGGCGCCTGGCTCGCAAGGTGAGCGCAGCCGGACAGCTTGGCGTCGTATCCGGGACGGGTATCTGGGTGCTGGCTGCGCGCATGCTGCAGGACGGCGACACCGATGGTCACCTGCGGCGCGCCTTTGCAGCCTTTCCGAATCAAGAGATCGTCCGCGAAGTGCTGGAGCGTTATTATCAGCCTGGCGGCCGGACCGGTCGGCCATATCGCGCTGCGCCGATGCTGAACCTGAAGAAGGCGCAAAACTCGCAGCAAGCCACGCTGGATCCGAGGTTGGAGAACCTTATGGTTCTCGCCAGTTTCGCGGAGGTGTGGCTGGCAAAAGCCGGGCACGACGGCGTGGTCGGCATAAACCTGCTTGAAAAAATCCAGTTGATGCAGATGCCGGTGCTCTATGGCGCCCTGCTGGCGGGCGTCGACTATGTTCTGGTTGGAGCCGGAATGCCGATCCAGATTCCGGAGGTTCTTGACTTGCTGGCCGCGCATCAGCCTGCAGCGTACAGATTGCACGTGGAGGGTGCTGCCCCGGAGTACGCCTACTCCGTGTCGTTCAACCCGACCCGATTTGGTTTGACCCACCTGTCACTTAGCCGGGCCAGCTTCCTGGCAGTCATATCGACAGACATCGTGGCAACCATTCTCGCGAATCGCGCGAAGGGATCTATAGAGGGCTTCGTTGTTGAACGCCCGACGGCGGGTGGTCACAATGCGCCGCCGCGGGGCAAGGAGGTTGACGCCTCGGGCCAGCCTGTATACGGCGACAAGGACAGGCCGAATCTGAGCAAAATAGCTGCGCTGGGCCGACCATTCTGGCTGGCCGGATCGACTTCAGACCAGTTGAGTGAGGCCCGTGCCCTCGGCGCGGCCGGAGTTCAGGTTGGCACGATCTTTGCACTGTCGCAGGACTCGGGCTTGGATCCCACTCTGCGTGCGCGAGTGATAGCGAAGGCACGGGCCGGGGAGCTGGTTATCCGCACAGACGGCCGGATATCTCCGACGGGATATCCGTTCAAATGCGCAGAGCTCGAAGGTACGATCACCGATCTGGAGATGCCGCTGCGCCGGCAGTTGTGCGACATCGGCGCGCTTCGGACGCTCTATCGGAACGCAGATGGGCAGGTCGGTTACCGCTGTCCCGCTGAGCCGTTGGATCACTTCATTCGGAAGGGCGGGCGCGAGGAAGATGCGCTGGGGCGAGCGTGCTTATGCAATGGTCTCACGGCCACGATGGGCCTGGGCCAGGTGCGCCCCGGTGGCATTGACGAACTGCCGCTGGTAACCCTGGGCGATGATCTGGGTTTCCTGACGGCGATGCCTGACGACTATACCGCGGAAGATGCATTGGCATATGTCGCCGCGCATTAG